A single window of Candidatus Acidulodesulfobacterium ferriphilum DNA harbors:
- a CDS encoding shikimate dehydrogenase, translating into MEIQKDFNLFVRPLFTGIFGYNIKYSLSPLIHSKMSKLSNMNICYGSFDISPKTFGAAFNGFKSLKFKGANITQPYKIEVLNYIECLSGEAELIGAVNTVNLEGDGFYRGYNTDTTGFTKSVGYEFGIELKNKNAVILGAGGASRAVLYSLIKEGAQEILIINRNEGNAKRLFEEANSWKAVLKSNSEVFYSGFNLTGILDDKCFEKCDIIINTITPSEGSFGLIKSLPLKALSGKSFAMDISYNPPLTAFLELLSGKAVKSANGLSMLLLQAIESFYIWTGHRIDLSALKSVL; encoded by the coding sequence ATGGAAATACAAAAAGATTTTAATCTTTTTGTTCGCCCCCTTTTTACAGGTATTTTCGGTTATAATATAAAATATTCCCTTTCTCCATTAATACATAGCAAAATGTCGAAACTTTCAAATATGAACATCTGTTACGGTAGTTTTGACATTTCTCCAAAAACCTTCGGGGCCGCATTTAACGGGTTTAAAAGCCTTAAATTCAAAGGCGCCAATATTACTCAGCCTTATAAAATAGAGGTATTAAATTATATAGAGTGTTTAAGCGGCGAAGCCGAACTGATAGGGGCCGTCAATACCGTTAATCTTGAGGGCGACGGTTTTTACAGGGGTTATAATACCGATACAACCGGCTTTACAAAAAGTGTCGGATACGAATTCGGAATAGAATTGAAAAATAAAAATGCCGTAATTTTGGGTGCGGGCGGGGCTTCGAGAGCCGTTTTATATTCGTTAATAAAAGAGGGAGCGCAAGAGATTTTAATAATAAACCGCAATGAAGGCAATGCAAAAAGACTCTTCGAAGAAGCAAATTCATGGAAAGCCGTTTTAAAGTCAAATTCCGAAGTTTTTTATTCAGGTTTTAACCTGACGGGGATTTTGGATGATAAATGTTTTGAAAAGTGTGATATTATTATTAATACTATAACTCCGTCGGAAGGCAGTTTTGGATTAATTAAATCTCTTCCTTTAAAAGCTTTAAGCGGCAAATCTTTTGCTATGGACATTTCCTATAACCCGCCTTTAACCGCGTTTCTTGAGCTTTTAAGCGGTAAGGCCGTAAAATCTGCCAATGGTTTATCCATGCTGCTTCTTCAGGCGATAGAAAGCTTTTATATATGGACGGGACATAGGATTGATTTGAGCGCGCTTAAAAGCGTGTTATAA
- the pilB gene encoding type IV-A pilus assembly ATPase PilB, translating into MPLNKYPGDKIGEILIKRGIAKRDDVSNALLIQERIRSGLAKGEKVQDLKLGEILVKNGVITMDELSKALDEQRRVGGSIGRQLTKLGFLKDSELVSFLSKEFGAATVSLLDGEIPESVVKLIPPDLAVRYQVVPFKRQGNTLYLAVSDPTKVGALDDIKFLTGLNVEVVVSSESEIAQALSKYYNASTILTENKDYLNSIAIEEINEELDISELQRSSSDQPVIKFVNKVLFDAVKTGASDVHAEPYESVVRFRYRIDGKLIEQMKLPGQLKNPIISRLKIMSQMDIAERRLPQDGRIKAKMDGKEVDMRVSCLPTLFGEKIVIRILDKSNLQLDMRKLGFSESQLSDFKTAIHKPYGMILVTGPTGSGKTTTLYSALSDVNKPDVNISTAEDPVEYNIQGINQVQVNEEIGLTFAQALRSFLRQDPDVIMVGEIRDLETAEIAIKAALTGHLVLSTIHTNNASSTISRLINMKVEPFLVASSLNLIIAQRLIRKLCNECKEAYYPEVNVLKGLGFTDGEIQGKRFYAAKGCSVCNKTGYKGRIAIYEVLNVRDEIKNLIYENANEFEIDKLAIKLGMKTLRQSAKEKFLEGTTSLSEIIQYMEGENLE; encoded by the coding sequence ATGCCGCTTAACAAATATCCCGGCGATAAAATCGGCGAAATTTTAATAAAGCGGGGGATTGCAAAAAGGGATGATGTATCCAATGCTTTATTAATACAGGAAAGGATACGCTCGGGCCTTGCAAAAGGCGAAAAAGTTCAGGACCTGAAGCTGGGCGAGATTCTTGTGAAAAACGGAGTTATAACTATGGATGAATTAAGCAAAGCTCTAGATGAACAGAGGCGGGTCGGGGGCAGTATCGGCAGACAGCTTACAAAGCTGGGATTTCTGAAGGATTCCGAACTGGTTTCTTTCTTATCCAAAGAATTTGGCGCGGCAACGGTCAGCCTGCTTGACGGGGAAATACCCGAAAGCGTCGTAAAACTTATTCCGCCTGACTTAGCCGTCAGGTATCAGGTTGTTCCCTTTAAAAGACAGGGGAATACGCTGTATCTTGCGGTATCTGATCCTACAAAGGTAGGAGCGCTCGACGATATAAAGTTTTTAACGGGTCTTAATGTCGAGGTCGTTGTTTCTTCCGAAAGCGAAATTGCACAGGCGTTATCGAAATATTACAATGCATCTACTATATTAACGGAAAATAAAGATTATTTAAATTCGATAGCTATCGAGGAAATCAACGAAGAGCTTGATATATCGGAACTTCAGAGGTCGTCTTCGGATCAGCCCGTTATTAAATTTGTCAACAAGGTTCTTTTTGATGCCGTAAAAACCGGCGCAAGCGATGTTCACGCAGAACCGTACGAATCCGTCGTGAGATTCAGATATCGAATAGACGGTAAGTTAATTGAACAGATGAAGCTTCCAGGTCAGCTCAAAAATCCTATTATTTCAAGATTAAAGATCATGTCCCAGATGGATATAGCGGAAAGAAGACTGCCGCAGGACGGCCGTATAAAGGCTAAAATGGACGGTAAAGAGGTTGATATGAGGGTGTCGTGTCTTCCGACGCTATTTGGCGAAAAAATTGTCATAAGGATACTCGATAAATCTAACCTTCAACTCGATATGAGAAAGCTGGGCTTTTCGGAATCGCAGCTTTCCGATTTTAAAACTGCCATTCATAAACCTTACGGTATGATATTGGTAACGGGACCGACAGGTTCGGGTAAGACGACGACCCTTTACAGTGCGCTGTCGGATGTGAATAAACCAGATGTCAACATTTCAACGGCGGAAGACCCTGTCGAATATAATATACAGGGAATCAATCAGGTTCAGGTAAACGAAGAAATAGGTCTAACCTTTGCTCAGGCTCTAAGGTCTTTTTTAAGGCAGGATCCGGATGTAATTATGGTCGGCGAAATCAGGGATTTGGAAACAGCCGAGATTGCCATTAAAGCCGCCTTGACAGGTCATTTAGTTCTTTCCACTATTCATACGAATAACGCGTCTTCCACGATATCGAGGCTTATAAATATGAAAGTCGAACCGTTTTTGGTTGCCTCCAGTTTAAATCTTATAATCGCTCAAAGGCTTATAAGAAAATTATGCAACGAATGTAAAGAGGCCTATTATCCCGAAGTAAATGTTTTAAAGGGGCTGGGGTTTACGGACGGCGAAATCCAAGGCAAGCGTTTTTATGCGGCAAAAGGGTGTTCCGTTTGCAATAAAACGGGATATAAAGGGAGAATAGCGATTTATGAAGTCCTTAATGTTCGGGATGAAATTAAAAATTTAATATACGAAAATGCAAACGAATTTGAAATAGATAAACTTGCTATAAAATTGGGGATGAAGACATTACGGCAGTCGGCAAAAGAAAAGTTTTTGGAGGGAACTACATCGCTTTCGGAGATTATTCAATATATGGAAGGAGAGAATTTGGAATAA